A region of Malaciobacter marinus DNA encodes the following proteins:
- the ectA gene encoding diaminobutyrate acetyltransferase — METEIKLREPVKSDGKNIFNLINRCKPLDVNSEYLYLLQSTYFKDTCSVATLDNDAIGFISGYLAPNEKNVLFIWQVAVDERARGKSVAKRLLQEILDRDFCKDVEYIHTTISPDNESSKRFFEKFAKNLDANIETSVLFDNEDFSEGHEKEVLFKIGPFNKGKK; from the coding sequence ATGGAAACGGAAATTAAATTAAGAGAACCGGTAAAAAGTGACGGAAAGAATATCTTTAATTTAATTAATAGATGTAAACCGCTAGATGTAAATTCTGAATACTTATATTTACTACAAAGTACATACTTCAAAGATACTTGTAGTGTTGCAACATTAGACAATGATGCTATAGGATTTATATCTGGTTATTTAGCACCAAATGAAAAAAATGTACTTTTTATTTGGCAGGTTGCAGTTGATGAAAGAGCTAGAGGTAAATCTGTAGCTAAAAGATTACTTCAAGAGATACTTGACAGAGATTTTTGTAAAGACGTTGAGTATATTCATACAACTATATCACCAGATAACGAGTCATCAAAAAGATTTTTTGAAAAATTTGCAAAAAACTTAGATGCAAATATTGAAACTTCAGTATTATTTGATAATGAAGATTTCAGTGAAGGTCATGAAAAAGAGGTACTATTTAAAATAGGCCCATTTAATAAAGGAAAAAAATAA
- the ectB gene encoding diaminobutyrate--2-oxoglutarate transaminase encodes MRIFENLESEVRGYIRSFPTIFETSKGAILTNEQGEDHIDFFAGAGTLNYGHNNELISKALIEYIQKDGVIHGLDMATSAKKDFLQTFNDTILVPRNLDYKIQFTGPTGTNAVETALKLARLVKGRSNVVSFTNGFHGLTQGSSSVTGNDDYRDESYISRSNVSFMPFDGYFGDMNTMAIFRKFLEDSSSGLDIPAAVIIETIQGEGGINVASKEWLQELESICREYDILLIIDDIQVGNGRTGEFFSFEFAGINPDIVTVSKSIGGGLPMAIVLLKPDLDQWKPGEHTGTFRGNNLAFVAAKVAIEHYWQNDDLSNAVRYKEKLLKDTLEKIAEKYKDTFEVEIRGRGLAYGFEIKGDNSVAGEISKYAFEEKLIVETCGSEDQVVKFLPPLIIDEETLIEGLNRLDTAIGKLVADKKEKLTEEF; translated from the coding sequence ATGAGAATATTTGAAAATTTAGAGTCAGAAGTTAGAGGTTATATTAGGAGTTTCCCAACAATATTTGAAACATCAAAGGGAGCTATTTTAACAAATGAACAAGGTGAAGATCATATTGATTTCTTTGCTGGTGCTGGAACATTAAATTATGGACATAATAATGAATTAATTAGTAAAGCATTAATTGAATATATTCAAAAAGATGGTGTTATTCATGGACTTGACATGGCAACAAGTGCTAAAAAAGATTTTTTACAAACATTTAACGACACAATATTAGTTCCAAGAAACTTAGATTATAAAATTCAATTCACAGGGCCTACAGGAACAAATGCAGTTGAAACTGCACTTAAACTTGCAAGATTAGTAAAAGGTAGAAGTAATGTTGTTTCTTTTACAAATGGTTTCCATGGACTTACTCAAGGTTCATCATCAGTTACAGGAAATGATGATTACAGAGATGAAAGTTATATTAGTAGATCAAATGTATCATTTATGCCTTTTGATGGTTATTTTGGTGACATGAATACTATGGCTATTTTTAGAAAATTTCTAGAAGATAGTAGTAGTGGACTTGATATTCCAGCAGCTGTAATAATTGAAACTATTCAAGGTGAAGGTGGAATTAATGTAGCTTCTAAAGAGTGGTTACAAGAGTTAGAATCAATTTGTAGAGAGTATGATATTTTATTAATTATTGATGATATTCAAGTTGGTAATGGTAGAACTGGTGAATTTTTCTCATTTGAATTTGCAGGAATTAATCCAGATATTGTAACTGTTTCAAAATCAATTGGTGGTGGTTTACCAATGGCAATTGTATTACTAAAACCAGATTTAGACCAATGGAAGCCAGGTGAGCATACAGGTACATTTAGAGGAAACAACTTAGCTTTCGTTGCAGCAAAAGTTGCTATTGAGCATTATTGGCAAAATGATGATTTATCAAATGCAGTTAGATATAAAGAGAAACTATTAAAAGATACATTAGAAAAAATTGCTGAAAAATATAAAGATACTTTTGAAGTAGAAATTAGAGGTAGAGGATTAGCTTATGGATTTGAAATTAAAGGTGACAATTCAGTTGCTGGTGAAATTTCAAAATATGCATTTGAAGAAAAATTAATCGTTGAGACTTGTGGTAGTGAAGATCAAGTAGTAAAATTTTTACCACCATTAATTATTGATGAAGAAACATTAATAGAAGGTCTTAATCGTCTTGATACTGCAATTGGAAAACTAGTTGCAGACAAAAAAGAAAAATTAACGGAGGAATTTTAA
- a CDS encoding ectoine synthase has product MIIRDINKDIIGTEKEVHAKEGQWTSRRMLLKDDNMGFSFHETIIKANTKTHIHYQNHLEAVYCVAGNGKIEDLKTGETHEIYDGVMYALNEHDDHNLYGGSEDMRLICVFNPPIKGTENHDENGVYPLED; this is encoded by the coding sequence ATGATTATTAGAGATATAAACAAAGATATTATAGGAACTGAAAAAGAAGTTCATGCTAAAGAAGGTCAGTGGACAAGTAGAAGAATGCTTTTAAAAGATGATAATATGGGATTTTCTTTTCATGAAACAATCATTAAAGCAAATACAAAAACACATATTCACTACCAAAACCATTTAGAAGCTGTTTATTGTGTAGCTGGGAATGGAAAAATTGAAGATTTAAAAACAGGTGAAACTCATGAAATTTATGATGGTGTAATGTATGCATTAAATGAGCATGATGACCATAACTTGTATGGTGGAAGTGAAGATATGAGATTAATATGCGTATTCAACCCTCCAATTAAAGGAACTGAAAACCATGATGAGAATGGAGTTTATCCTTTAGAGGATTAA
- a CDS encoding aspartate kinase: protein MKVCKFGGSSVKNSTQIKKIVDIVKRDEKRQVIVVSAPGRDDDFDEKITDHLLNLATEGNHFLEQKIEISKDDSFNAIIKKYTKLCDDLGIAKKKILDSLENELNNCDFKDDKKTAFFLSRGEHYNAKIISDYMKKSGLNVKLMLPEEFGFILDDTYTDGKVQAKTYDNVKKHFVLKDNEKVVVPGFYGVTEKNEIAVMSRGGSDLTGGELAYALDASMYENWTDTNGVYEVDPRVIPDAKVIPRLTFKELRLLSSKGFNVFHFNAMLNCKKSKIPIRVRNTNNPTNKGTLILSERVPMEKLVGVAKLDNMASIHIQKDMLGEEIGFTAELLKIFGEFHINTYHYPTDKDDLAILVEQEDLKGNINNLRREIDKRLKPDNIIVTYSLSVITLVGIGLKEDSFTIVDAITALKENNIAFEMFDMSPSKISFHIGVSQNISDIALETLYEKLLTKDNNCIC, encoded by the coding sequence ATGAAAGTATGCAAATTTGGTGGTAGTTCAGTTAAAAATTCCACACAAATAAAAAAAATAGTAGATATAGTAAAAAGAGATGAAAAAAGACAAGTTATTGTAGTTTCTGCACCAGGAAGAGATGATGATTTTGATGAAAAAATAACAGATCACCTTTTAAATTTAGCAACAGAGGGGAATCACTTTTTAGAACAAAAAATTGAAATTTCAAAAGATGATAGTTTTAATGCAATAATCAAAAAATATACAAAACTTTGTGATGATTTAGGTATTGCAAAAAAGAAAATTTTAGACTCTCTTGAAAATGAATTAAATAATTGTGATTTTAAAGATGATAAAAAAACGGCATTCTTTTTATCAAGAGGTGAACACTACAATGCAAAAATAATCTCAGATTACATGAAAAAATCAGGTCTAAATGTAAAACTAATGCTACCAGAAGAGTTTGGATTTATTTTAGATGATACATATACAGATGGAAAAGTTCAAGCAAAAACATATGACAATGTTAAAAAACATTTTGTTTTAAAAGATAATGAAAAAGTTGTGGTTCCAGGATTTTATGGAGTAACAGAAAAAAATGAAATTGCAGTTATGAGTAGAGGTGGTTCAGATTTAACTGGTGGTGAATTAGCCTATGCATTAGATGCAAGTATGTACGAAAATTGGACAGATACAAATGGTGTATATGAAGTTGACCCAAGAGTAATTCCTGATGCAAAAGTAATTCCAAGATTAACATTTAAAGAGTTAAGACTACTTAGTTCAAAAGGTTTTAATGTATTTCACTTTAATGCAATGTTAAATTGTAAAAAAAGTAAAATACCAATTAGAGTAAGAAATACTAATAACCCAACAAACAAAGGAACTTTAATCTTAAGTGAAAGAGTTCCTATGGAAAAATTAGTGGGAGTTGCAAAACTTGATAATATGGCATCTATTCATATTCAAAAAGATATGCTTGGAGAAGAGATTGGATTTACTGCTGAATTATTGAAAATTTTTGGAGAATTCCATATAAATACTTATCATTATCCAACAGATAAGGATGATTTAGCTATATTAGTAGAGCAAGAAGATTTAAAAGGAAATATTAATAACTTAAGAAGAGAAATAGATAAAAGATTAAAGCCAGATAATATTATTGTAACTTATTCTTTATCTGTAATCACTCTTGTTGGAATTGGATTAAAAGAAGACTCATTTACTATTGTAGATGCAATCACTGCTTTAAAAGAGAATAATATCGCATTTGAGATGTTTGATATGAGTCCTTCTAAAATTTCATTTCACATAGGAGTATCTCAAAATATCTCTGATATTGCATTGGAGACATTATATGAAAAGTTATTAACAAAAGATAATAATTGTATTTGTTAA
- a CDS encoding TPR end-of-group domain-containing protein has protein sequence MIRLLLLLVPIILLSTLNAKELTQEEKKEVKQRLDKLEKPLYTPFVENYILNDLRKLREENKKLKVELYKRLAEKEVEISSNAISYATSTINNIFYIIAAATSLLVVIGLNSIRDINQKIRNIVDEKVSKVIDDYETRMSLIEKDLDKRSKQVLENQKEIEKTNIIQSLWIRAAQETTPSGKIEIYDDVLNLRPNDPEALTYKAEAALELSEANWALHLANQALKIDDDYPNAFYQRAKAHAVLGYNDFSINDLEKALKLNEQYIEEIENEEEFDSLNDNKKFVNLLKKYRQETTETT, from the coding sequence ATGATAAGATTGCTACTACTTTTAGTGCCAATTATCTTGTTGTCAACTCTAAATGCTAAAGAGTTGACACAAGAAGAAAAAAAAGAAGTTAAACAAAGATTAGATAAATTAGAAAAACCTCTATATACACCCTTTGTAGAAAATTATATTCTAAATGACTTAAGAAAATTAAGAGAAGAGAATAAAAAACTAAAAGTAGAGCTTTATAAAAGATTGGCTGAAAAAGAAGTAGAAATATCTTCAAATGCCATAAGTTATGCTACTTCAACAATCAATAATATTTTCTATATTATTGCTGCTGCTACATCACTTTTAGTAGTTATTGGACTTAACTCAATAAGAGATATAAACCAAAAGATTAGAAATATTGTAGACGAAAAAGTATCTAAAGTAATTGATGATTATGAAACAAGAATGAGTTTAATTGAAAAAGATTTAGATAAACGTTCAAAACAAGTATTAGAAAACCAAAAAGAGATTGAAAAAACTAATATAATACAATCATTATGGATAAGAGCAGCTCAAGAAACAACACCTAGTGGTAAAATTGAAATATATGATGATGTTTTAAATTTAAGACCAAATGATCCAGAAGCATTAACATATAAAGCAGAAGCAGCACTTGAATTAAGTGAAGCAAACTGGGCACTACATCTTGCAAATCAAGCATTGAAAATTGATGATGATTATCCAAATGCCTTTTATCAAAGAGCAAAAGCACATGCAGTTTTAGGATATAATGACTTTTCAATCAATGACTTAGAAAAAGCACTTAAATTAAACGAACAATATATTGAAGAAATAGAAAATGAAGAAGAGTTTGATAGTTTAAATGACAATAAAAAATTTGTGAATCTATTAAAAAAATATCGTCAAGAAACAACAGAAACTACATAA
- a CDS encoding flagellin, whose amino-acid sequence MEINNNISQYQSPYIDQNKTLEKIATGLELNKASNNASALSIADNLRTQANGYVQALQNTNSAIASTQIADSAIKEQSNMLDNVKEKLLQASTDTTSQEAREAIFKDIQNTLKGFDAIASATKYNDQTLLQASQSSQAPSSSQTFQVGTQESDTSNSTSIQSNTLGVGLNDLVTNSPDSFTAEDASDYLSKVDDAIGVLNNYRAELGSTQNELASTGRNTISQEIQTRAAQSELSGANMAQEIATFDKQNVLSQVGAYTQSQFNITQQSVMRLLT is encoded by the coding sequence ATGGAAATTAACAATAATATTTCACAGTATCAAAGCCCCTATATAGACCAAAACAAAACATTAGAAAAAATTGCAACTGGTCTAGAACTAAATAAAGCTTCAAATAATGCTTCTGCACTCTCTATTGCAGACAATCTAAGAACTCAAGCAAATGGATATGTGCAAGCACTACAAAATACAAACAGTGCTATTGCTTCTACACAAATAGCAGATTCTGCTATAAAAGAGCAATCAAATATGTTAGATAATGTAAAAGAAAAATTACTACAAGCTTCAACAGATACAACTTCTCAAGAAGCAAGAGAGGCTATTTTTAAAGATATACAAAATACACTTAAAGGTTTTGATGCAATAGCTAGTGCAACAAAGTATAATGATCAAACACTACTTCAAGCATCTCAATCAAGTCAAGCACCATCAAGTTCACAAACTTTTCAAGTGGGTACACAAGAGTCTGATACATCAAACTCTACATCAATTCAATCAAATACTTTAGGAGTTGGATTAAATGATTTAGTAACTAATTCACCTGATAGTTTTACAGCAGAAGATGCAAGTGATTATCTATCAAAAGTTGATGATGCAATTGGAGTGTTAAATAATTATAGAGCAGAACTTGGCTCAACACAAAATGAGTTAGCAAGTACAGGTAGAAATACAATATCTCAAGAGATTCAAACAAGAGCTGCACAATCTGAATTAAGTGGTGCAAATATGGCACAAGAGATTGCAACTTTTGATAAACAAAATGTATTATCACAAGTTGGAGCTTATACTCAATCTCAATTTAATATAACGCAACAATCTGTTATGAGACTTTTGACATAA